The Nocardia sp. NBC_01329 sequence AGCCGCGCGGTGGTGAGCGCGATATGCGCACCCAGTTCACCCGGCGCCCGGGACAACAGATAGGTGCCGCCGACATCGGGGATGAATCCGATCCCGACCTCGGGCATGCCGACCTTCGACCGTTCGGTGACGATCCGATGGCTGCCGTGCGCGGACAGTCCGACACCGCCGCCCATCACGATGCCGTCCATCACCGCGACATACGGTTTCGGATAGCGGCCGATCAGCGCGTTGAGAATGTACTCGTCCCGCCAGAACTTCCCGGTCGCCGAATCCGCCCCGGACCCGATGTGCCCCGCCGCCTGCTGTTCCGCGGCGTCGTGGTGGATGGCGACGATATCGCCGCCCGCGCACAAGCCTCGGTCTCCGGCACCGGTGATGGCCACCGTCCGCACCGAATCGTCGGTGGCCCAGGCCCGCAACCGCTCGGTGATGGTGAGTGTCATCGCGTGGTTGAGGGCGTTGATGGCCCTGGGCCGGTTCAGGGTTATCGAGCCCAGGCCGTTGCGCTGCTCGACCAGGACTTCGGGTTCGTCGTTCATCTATTTCCTTTCGCGCTCGTCGCGAGACGTCCACCGATCACGGCACACCCGCCACGGACGCTGTCATCGACCGGGCTACCACCATCCGCATGATCTCGTTGGTGCCCTCCAGGATCTGGTGCACCCGCAGATCGCGGACGATCTTCTCCAGACCGTATTCGGCCAGGTAACCGTATCCGCCGTGCAGTTGCAGCGCGGCGTTGGCGACCTCGAAACCGGCATCGGTGGCGAACCGTTTGGCCATGGCGCAGAGTTCGACCTTGTCCGGTGCGTCGTCGTCCAGCGCCCCCGCAGCACGCCACAGCAAGGTCCGGGCGGCTTCCAATTCGGTGCGCATATCGGCCAGCTGGAACTGCAGTGCCGGATTGTCCAGCAGGGGCCCGCCGAACGCGGTGCGCTGGGCGAGATAGGGCACGGTCTTCTCGAGCGCGGCCTGCGCGCCACCCACCGAGCAAGCGGCGATATTGAGCCGCCCACCGTTGAGCCCGTTCATCGCGATCCGGAACCCGTCGCCCTCGGCGCCGAGCCGGTTGACGACCGGTACCCGCGCGTCGGTGAGGTTCACCTGCCGGGTGGGCTGGGCGTTCCAGCCCATCTTCTTCTCGTTGGGACCGACCTCCAGGCCGGACGTATCGGCCGGGATGATCAGCGTCGATATCCCGTGCGCTCCGGTGTCCTGGGTGCGGACCATCATCACGTACAGGTCGTTGCTACCCGCCCCCGAGATGAACTGCTTGGACCCGTTGACCACATAGTCGTCGCCGTCACGCACCGCCCGAGTGGTGAGGGCGGCGGCATCGGAGCCCACCCCGGGTTCGGTGAGCGCGTAACTGGCGAGCTTCTCCATCGCGGTCAGCCCGGGCAGCCACTGCCGACGCTGTTCGTCGTCACCGTAGGCGTCGATCATCCAGGCCGCCATATTGTGTATCGAGATATAGGCCGCCATGGTGGGACACCCGGTCGCGAGCTGTTCGAAGATCCGCACCGCGTCCAACCGGCGCAGCCCGGATCCACCGAACTCCTCGTCCACATAGATGCCGCCGAGCCCGACCGCACCCGATTTCCGCAGCACATCCACCGGAAAGTGCTTGTGTTGGTCCCATTCCACGGCGTGCGGCGCCAGATATTCGTCGGCGAACTCCCGGGCGGTATCGCGGATGGCCCGCTCATCGGAATCGAGTGTGAACACGATCGTCATTCCATCGTCGGGATGACGAAGCTGTTGCTCTCTTTCGCTCCCGCGGGCCAGCGCTGGGTGACCGTCTTGGTCTTGGTGTAGAAGCGGATCGAATCCGGGCCGTGCTGGTTCAGATCGCCGAACCCGGACCGCTTCCAGCCGCCGAAGGTGTAGTACGCGATCGGCACCGGGATCGGGACATTGATACCGACCATGCCGACCTGCACGCGGGCCGCGAAATCGCGGGCGGTGTCACCGTCACGGGTGAAGATCGCCACGCCGTTGCCGTACTCGTGGTCGTTGGCCAGCCGCAGGCCTTCCTCATAGTCCGCGGCGCGTACGACGCTGAGCACCGGCCCGAAGATCTCGTCTCTGTAGATCGACATCTCCTTGCCGACCCGGTCGAACAGGGTCGCGCCGACGAAGTATCCGTTCTCCGCGCCCTCCACGGTCAGGCCGCGGCCGTCCACCACTAGTTCGGCGCCTTCGTCGATGCCCTGCTGGATGTACTTCTTCACCCGGTCGACACCGTCGAGCCCGACGAGCGGCCCGTAGTCCGCGCCCGGATCGTCGGATTTGCCGATATTGAGTTTGTGCACCCGTTCGGTGAGCTTCTCCACCAGCCGGTCCGCGGTCTCCTCGCCGACCGGCACGGCCACCGAGATAGCCATACAGCGCTCACCGGCCGAACCGTAACCGGCGCCGATGAGCTGATCGGCGACATCGTCGAGATCGGCGTCGGGCATGACGATGGCGTGGTTCTTCGCACCGCCGAAGCACTGCGCGCGCTTACCGTTCGCGGTCGCGGTCTCGTAGATGTACTGCGCGATCGGAGTGGACCCGACGAATCCGACGGCCTTGACCCGGGGGTCGTGCAGGATCGTGTCCACGGCTTCCTTGTCGCCGTTGACCACATTGAACACGCCCGCGGGCAGCCCGGCCTCGAGGAACAGCTCGGCCAGCCGCAGCGGGACCGACGGGTCGCGTTCGGAGGGTTTGAGCACGAAGGCGTTGCCGGTGGCCAGCGCGGGGCCGGCCTTCCACAGCGGGATCATGGCCGGGAAGTTGAACGGGGTGATCCCGGCGACCACACCCAGCGGTTGGCGCATCGAGTACACATCGATACCGGTGCCCGCGCTCTCGGTGTACTCGCCTTTGAGCAGATGCGGGATCCCGACCGCGAATTCGATGACGTCGAGGCCGCGCTGGATATCACCCTTGGCGTCGGCGATGGTCTTGCCGTGCTCGCTGGAGAGTAGCGCGGCGAGGGAGTCGATCTCGTCGTTGACCAGGGTCAAGAACTTCATCAGCACCCGGGCCCGGCGTTGCGGGTTGGTCGCGGCCCAGGCCGGCTGCGCCGCCTCGGCATTCGCTATGACGGCCTCGACCTCGGCGCGGGTGGCCAACGGCACCCGGGCCTGCACCTCGCCGAGGTTCGGGTCGTAGACATCGCCGAACCGGCCGGAAGTGCCGGGGACGTGCTGCCCGCCGATGAAATGTGTGAGTTCTCGAGCCATGCGATTCCTGCCTCGTGTCGGGTGGCGGGCGCGGCGCTGCGGCCGTCCGTCACAGGAAGATCGTTTTGCGGGCTTCCAATAGTTGGACGTCCAAGTAAAACGATACACTCGGTCCCGGGCCGAAACCAGAGCCGGCCGGGAACGCGCCGCACGAACCGGCGAGTCACACCATCGGCCCTGCTAACCGACGGCTTTCGTGGACCGGGAGAGCAGATAGCTGCCGATGCCGAGCACCACCGCGCCGATCACCAGAATCGCCCCGGACGCACCCGCGGAGTCACCCGTCCAGTCGGCGACCGCCTCCACCGCCGCCAGAGTCAGCGCGGCGGCACCACCGAGGACCAGCACCCAGGACCGGTCGGTGGCGTAGATCCCGAAGCACACCACCGCGACCACAGCGGTGAGCGCGTAAGCCGGCCACATCCCGTCGAAAGCATCGACGGTCTGCGCCCCCGACACCGCCAGAGCCACTCCCGCCAGATAACCGGCCCACACTTCGAGCACCACACGGGCCCGCGTGAGACCGAGCCAGGCGATACCCAGTACCAGTACCCCGCCGCCGACCCAGCTGTCGTCGAGGTCGAAGACCGCGTCCAGCAGACCCACCACCAGCGCCACACTGAACCCGGTACACACCAGCAGACCGAGTAGCGACGGCAG is a genomic window containing:
- a CDS encoding acyl-CoA dehydrogenase family protein, whose protein sequence is MFTLDSDERAIRDTAREFADEYLAPHAVEWDQHKHFPVDVLRKSGAVGLGGIYVDEEFGGSGLRRLDAVRIFEQLATGCPTMAAYISIHNMAAWMIDAYGDDEQRRQWLPGLTAMEKLASYALTEPGVGSDAAALTTRAVRDGDDYVVNGSKQFISGAGSNDLYVMMVRTQDTGAHGISTLIIPADTSGLEVGPNEKKMGWNAQPTRQVNLTDARVPVVNRLGAEGDGFRIAMNGLNGGRLNIAACSVGGAQAALEKTVPYLAQRTAFGGPLLDNPALQFQLADMRTELEAARTLLWRAAGALDDDAPDKVELCAMAKRFATDAGFEVANAALQLHGGYGYLAEYGLEKIVRDLRVHQILEGTNEIMRMVVARSMTASVAGVP
- a CDS encoding CoA-acylating methylmalonate-semialdehyde dehydrogenase; translation: MARELTHFIGGQHVPGTSGRFGDVYDPNLGEVQARVPLATRAEVEAVIANAEAAQPAWAATNPQRRARVLMKFLTLVNDEIDSLAALLSSEHGKTIADAKGDIQRGLDVIEFAVGIPHLLKGEYTESAGTGIDVYSMRQPLGVVAGITPFNFPAMIPLWKAGPALATGNAFVLKPSERDPSVPLRLAELFLEAGLPAGVFNVVNGDKEAVDTILHDPRVKAVGFVGSTPIAQYIYETATANGKRAQCFGGAKNHAIVMPDADLDDVADQLIGAGYGSAGERCMAISVAVPVGEETADRLVEKLTERVHKLNIGKSDDPGADYGPLVGLDGVDRVKKYIQQGIDEGAELVVDGRGLTVEGAENGYFVGATLFDRVGKEMSIYRDEIFGPVLSVVRAADYEEGLRLANDHEYGNGVAIFTRDGDTARDFAARVQVGMVGINVPIPVPIAYYTFGGWKRSGFGDLNQHGPDSIRFYTKTKTVTQRWPAGAKESNSFVIPTME